TTACCCTTTGGGGTGGTACTGGCGACTCTTGACGATCTTGAAGTCTTCCTTATAGACGTAGACAAAGACAAAATCGCTCTAGTTAATTCCGGACGGATGCCGTTTCTTGAAGAGAATATGGAACCAGTCTTGCAAAAGGTAATCGGCAAGACTCTCCAAGCAACAAATTCAATGGAAGAACTGGCTGATGCCGATATCGTCGTCGAAGTTATAGGTACACCGGTCGACAGCCACCTTAATCCTTTACTGAAAGAGTTATACAGTCATACCGATAATACAATTAAGCACATGAAGGATGGAGCCCTGCTCATCTTAAGAAGCACTATGTATCCAGGTGTTTCGAAGCTCATTTATGAAAGATTACAGTCACAGGGCAGAAAGATTCACCTAGCTGTTTGTCCTGAGCGTATCGCTGAAGGAAAGGCCTTAGAAGAACTCCGAGACCTACCGCAGATAATTGGTGCTTTTGAAGAGGAAGCAGCGAAATTAGCCACAGATCTATTTACTCGTTTTGCTCCGTCAGTCATACGAATAGACCCCATTGAGGCCGAGCTAGGAAAATTATTCGTGAACAGTTGGCGGTATTTGAATTTTGCCGTGTCCAACCAATTTTTTATACTCTGCCAAAAATACAATATCGATTTTTACCGAATCTACGATGCGTTTTCCAAAGACTATCCGCGTATGAAGCCTTATCCAAAAGCAGGCTTTACCGCTGGTCCATGCTTGCTTAAAGATACGCTTCAGCTCTGCGCATTTTCCAACAACTTATTTTTCATGGGAAATGCAGCAATGGTAGTCAACGAATCCATTCCTAATTTCATCATTGAGCAATTAGAAAAACACGACTTGCCAAATCTACGTGTTGCCATCCTGGGCATGGCGTTTAAAGGTGATAGTGATGATATTCGAGACTCACTGGCATTCAAGCTAAAGAATCTCTTGGAAGTCTACGCCAAGGAAGTTTTCTGCACTGATCCGTTTATCAAAAATGACAATTTTATATCACTAGACAAAGCAATCGCTTCCGCTGACGTCATCATTCTTGGAGCTCCGCACAGCGCCTACAAAAACATTTCTCTGCCACCAAACAAATTAGTTATTGACGTATGGGGATTTTGGCCGATGAAAAACCCTGTTGTTGTGGTGGACAGTAAATCTCTCGTTTCGGAAAGGACATGAACAAAGTGTCCAAGGAAACTAAACCCACAGCAACAAAAATAGACTGGTGGCAGCCGGTAATAGGCTCCAGCGAATATGACTTAACACATGAAGTGCTTAAGAGTGGTTTCCTCAATGACGGCAAAGTTACAGAACAGTTAGAGAAGGCTGTCGCTGACTTAATTGGTGCCGAATATGCAGTAGCTGTGACAAGCGGCACAGCTGCACTTTATTTAGCGCTCAAAGCATTTGATATCGGTCCCGGCGATGAGGTGATTGTTCCTGATACAACGTTTATCGCCACAGCCAATGCGGTCGTGATGACAGGAGCAACTGCACGCTTGGTCGATATTGAGAAAGACACTCTCAATATCGATCCTCAGAAGATCAAATCGGCTATCACCAAGAAAACCAAAGCAATAATTCCAGTGCATGTAAGCGGGCGACTAGCAGACATGCGGTCCATCATGAAAATTGCTGACGAACACAAACTGGTCGTTATCGAAGACGCAGCAGAAGCCTTTGGCTCAAAAAAAGACAATAGATCGGCAGGCACCTATGGTCAAATAGGCTGCTTCTCCTTTTCGCCTAATAAGACAATAACAACAGGGCAAGGCGGCATGATTGTTACCGATGATCCAGAATTACACGGAAAGCTAAGACAGCTGAAGGATCAAGGGCGTCCCTACAGAGGTACAGGCGGCGACGACTTGCATCCGGCAATTGGTTATAACTTCAAGTTGACGAACCTGCAAGCAGCCGTAGGTATCGGTCAGATGCAAGACATACAAGGCAGGCTAAAGAAGCTCAGATCCTTTTACGATACCTACAGGCATGAACTTAACGGTTTGAGTGGTATCAAGTTATTTCCGTTCAACACTGCCGATGGCGAAACGCCACAGTGGGTGGATGCTTATGTAAAT
The Candidatus Obscuribacterales bacterium DNA segment above includes these coding regions:
- a CDS encoding DegT/DnrJ/EryC1/StrS family aminotransferase translates to MNKVSKETKPTATKIDWWQPVIGSSEYDLTHEVLKSGFLNDGKVTEQLEKAVADLIGAEYAVAVTSGTAALYLALKAFDIGPGDEVIVPDTTFIATANAVVMTGATARLVDIEKDTLNIDPQKIKSAITKKTKAIIPVHVSGRLADMRSIMKIADEHKLVVIEDAAEAFGSKKDNRSAGTYGQIGCFSFSPNKTITTGQGGMIVTDDPELHGKLRQLKDQGRPYRGTGGDDLHPAIGYNFKLTNLQAAVGIGQMQDIQGRLKKLRSFYDTYRHELNGLSGIKLFPFNTADGETPQWVDAYVNDRDALTKHFDANNIGYRRFWHPLHRQDPYRLPDSDFPIASHSSEHAIWMPSSLLLTEDDIKSVCKEIKSVLS
- a CDS encoding nucleotide sugar dehydrogenase, whose amino-acid sequence is MRKQKIAILGGCGHVGLPFGVVLATLDDLEVFLIDVDKDKIALVNSGRMPFLEENMEPVLQKVIGKTLQATNSMEELADADIVVEVIGTPVDSHLNPLLKELYSHTDNTIKHMKDGALLILRSTMYPGVSKLIYERLQSQGRKIHLAVCPERIAEGKALEELRDLPQIIGAFEEEAAKLATDLFTRFAPSVIRIDPIEAELGKLFVNSWRYLNFAVSNQFFILCQKYNIDFYRIYDAFSKDYPRMKPYPKAGFTAGPCLLKDTLQLCAFSNNLFFMGNAAMVVNESIPNFIIEQLEKHDLPNLRVAILGMAFKGDSDDIRDSLAFKLKNLLEVYAKEVFCTDPFIKNDNFISLDKAIASADVIILGAPHSAYKNISLPPNKLVIDVWGFWPMKNPVVVVDSKSLVSERT